The following are encoded together in the Brassica napus cultivar Da-Ae chromosome A9, Da-Ae, whole genome shotgun sequence genome:
- the LOC106391762 gene encoding plant UBX domain-containing protein 10-like — MVDVADKLGYFQAVTGLEDADLCTEILQAHGWDLELAISSFTSSSDPSSSRVDGDHNREPFTELEDAPSRAIEFDDGRAFRPPGIAWKIITLPVSIVSGSLGLASSAIGFGFWVAGGALSYSLGMLGFGSGRGGSETESSSSSSSAAGEAMEFIALFDRDYGRNPLKPGFVSEGFMDALQLSRSQFKLLFVYLHSPDHPDTPAFCERTLCDEGVVAFLNENFVAWGGSIRSSEGFKMSNSFKASRFPFCAVVMPAANHRIALLQQVEGPTTPEEMIAILQRVVEDSSTVLVTARVEAEERRTNLRLREEQDAAYRAALEADQARERQRQEDQERIEREAAEAERKRKEEEEARERAEREAAEREAARVRMRQEKALALGDEPEKGPDVTQVLVRFPNGERKGRRFESNTKIQTLYDYVDSLGVLETEEYSLITNFPRTVYGRDKESMSLKDAGLHPQASLFIEIN; from the exons ATGGTTGACGTCGCCGACAAATTGGGTTACTTCCAGGCGGTTACAGGTCTCGAAGATGCCGATTTATGCACAGAGATCCTCCAAGCTCATGGCTGGGACCTCGAACTCGCTATCTCCTCCTTCACATCATCATCTGACCCTTCGTCTTCCCGCGTCGATGGCGATCACAATCGCGAACCCTTCACTGAACTCGAAGATGCCCCTTCTCGCGCAATCGAATTTGACGACGGGAGAGCGTTCAGGCCTCCGGGAATCGCCTGGAAGATCATCACCTTACCGGTTTCGATCGTCTCCGGTAGCTTAGGGTTAGCTTCTAGTGCGATCGGGTTCGGATTCTGGGTCGCCGGCGGAGCTTTGAGTTATTCACTTGGCATGTTAGGGTTCGGATCAGGTCGTGGTGGGTCTGAGACTgagtcgtcgtcgtcgtcgtcatcGGCGGCAGGTGAAGCGATGGAGTTCATTGCTTTGTTCGATAGAGACTATGGGAGAAACCCTCTAAAGCCTGGTTTTGTATCAGAAGGTTTCATGGACGCGCTTCAGCTATCTAGGAGCCAGTTTAAGCTCTTGTTTGTTTACTTGCACTCTCCCGACCATCCTGATACGCCTGCGTTTTGCGAGAGGACGCTTTGCGACGAAGGGGTTGTTGCGTTTTTGAATGAGAACTTTGTGGCTTGGGGAGGTAGTATACGATCTAGTGAAGGGTTTAAGATGAGTAATAGCTTCAAGGCTTCCAGGTTTCCTTTTTGCGCTGTGGTTATGCCTGCTGCTAATCACAGAATCGCTCTTCTCCAGCAG GTGGAAGGACCAACAACTCCAGAAGAAATGATTGCTATACTGCAAAGAGTTGTAGAAGATAGTTCAACTGTTCTTGTAACCGCAAGGGTTGAGGCAGAGGAAAGAAGAACCAATTTGCGCCTGAGAGAGGAACAAGATGCTGCTTACAGGGCTGCTCTTGAAGCCGATCAA GCAAGGGAGCGACAGAGACAGGAAGATCAAGAGCGTATAGAAAGGGAAGCTGCTGAAGCAGAGAGGAAAcgcaaagaagaggaagaagctcGGGAGAGAGCAGAGCGTGAAGCTGCAGAGAGAGAAGCTGCTAGAGTGAGAATGAGACAAGAGAAAGCTCTTGCTCTTGGAGACGAACCTGAGAAAGGTCCTGATGTCACACAA GTTTTGGTACGGTTTCCGAATGGAGAAAGAAAAGGGAGGAGGTTTGAAAGCAACACCAAGATACAGACATTGTACGACTACGTTGATTCACTTGGAGTGCTGGAAACAGAAGAGTATAGCTTGATTACAAACTTCCCAAGAACAGTCTACGGAAGAGACAAAGAGTCAATGTCACTGAAAGATGCTGGTTTGCATCCTCAGGCTAGTCTCTTCATTGAGATCAACTGA
- the BNACNNG45880D gene encoding uncharacterized protein BNACNNG45880D, giving the protein MKLTEARGKEEKHGRQHFQHDLKNMISSLTHMGAEKGGPSQYEEREEDEGVRVITLSGSNVGATMKTELDNNHGENKHELDFLTTFVNSNFQAVNNSLMMGAKYETHDPGVHLDISGDVEKPLMKASARETKDKKGKTPARS; this is encoded by the coding sequence ATGAAGCTAACCGAGGCAAGAGGCAAAGAAGAGAAGCACGGGAGACAACATTTCCAGCACGACCTAAAAAACATGATCTCGTCTTTAACCCACATGGGAGCAGAGAAGGGAGGACCGAGCCAATATGAAGAAAGGGAGGAGGATGAAGGCGTCAGAGTTATCACGCTCTCCGGATCCAACGTAGGTGCCACGATGAAGACAGAGCTCGACAACAATCATGGAGAAAACAAACATGAGCTTGATTTCCTTACTACCTTCGTTAACAGCAACTTCCAAGCTGTGAACAACTCGCTAATGATGGGGGCCAAGTACGAGACTCATGATCCCGGCGTTCATCTTGACATCTCGGGCGATGTGGAGAAGCCTTTGATGAAGGCATCTGCGAGGGAGACAAAGGATAAGAAGGGGAAGACTCCTGCTCGAAGTTGA